In Necator americanus strain Aroian chromosome IV, whole genome shotgun sequence, the following proteins share a genomic window:
- a CDS encoding hypothetical protein (NECATOR_CHRIV.G15862.T2), with protein MSDELGVDKTVTKDESKASPPRDERKRRKVAKKQKATRRKGTFLRKGEDILDISLHIRRGHLRRGPTATEPSDNRYKWCAALLSVSIRSLWHEFRELRNYKPPDFTAEAYEKNDAKNRYNDILCIDATRVRLKARSENDDYIHANWITMPDNQKYICTQGPLAESVEDFWHMIFTEKSNVVIKLCHFVEGGHEKCYPYFASEPNIPVAFGKLYKVTVKRCYEPDPTGTIQHKLIEIEVLEKIGIEKTTVAFAFALYLH; from the exons ATGTCGGATGAGCTGGGTGTCGACAAAACAGTAACAAAGGATGAAAGCAAGGCATCTCCGCCGCGtgatgagagaaaaaga AGAAAGGTCGCAAAGAAGCAGAAAGCAACAAGAAGAAAG GGGACATTTCTGAGGAAAGGAGAGGACATTCTCGACATTTCTTTGCACATTAGG agagGACATCTTCGACGAGGTCCGACTGCGACCGAACCCAGCGACAATCGCTACAAATGGTGTGCTGCTCTGCTCTCAGTATCA ATAAGAAGTTTATGGCATGAGTTCCGCGAACTTCGCAATTACAAACCACCCGATTTCACAGCTGAGGCGTATGAGAAGAACGACGCGAAAAACAG ATACAATGACATCTTATGCATAGACGCAACAAGAGTTCGACTGAAGGCTCGCTCCGAAAATGATGACTACATACATGCTAACTGGATTACAATGCCGGATAATCAAAAGTACATTTGTACACAG GGACCTCTCGCCGAATCTGTGGAAGACTTCTGGCACATGATTTTTACGGAAAAAAGTAATGTCGTGATAAAGCTCTGTCACTTCGTTGAAG GTGGTCATGAAAAGTGTTACCCATATTTCGCATCTGAACCGAATATACCTGTGGCATTCGGTAAACTCTACAAAGTCACTGTTAAAAGATGCTATGAGCCTGATCCAACCGGAACAATTCAACATAAATTGATCGAAATAGAAGTTTT GGAGAAAATCGGAATCGAGAAGACGACAGTAGCTTTTGCTTTTGCCCTTTATTTGCATTAA
- a CDS encoding hypothetical protein (NECATOR_CHRIV.G15862.T1) — translation MSDELGVDKTVTKDESKASPPRDERKRRKVAKKQKATRRKGTFLRKGEDILDISLHIRRGHLRRGPTATEPSDNRYKWCAALLSVSIRSLWHEFRELRNYKPPDFTAEAYEKNDAKNRYNDILCIDATRVRLKARSENDDYIHANWITMPDNQKYICTQGPLAESVEDFWHMIFTEKSNVVIKLCHFVEGGHEKCYPYFASEPNIPVAFGKLYKVTVKRCYEPDPTGTIQHKLIEIEVLGTVAKVHHIASLDWPDHTAPSNPLAAVTILKLARMLSAGRPITVHCSAGIGRTATFVGIDYASQKIRQNANTSMGDVLKELRQQRLYAIQSPIQYTFLHICILEMFLEEGVVVRDGIVLEYYEAYTNMLKKYSKSYPYSKERLATT, via the exons ATGTCGGATGAGCTGGGTGTCGACAAAACAGTAACAAAGGATGAAAGCAAGGCATCTCCGCCGCGtgatgagagaaaaaga AGAAAGGTCGCAAAGAAGCAGAAAGCAACAAGAAGAAAG GGGACATTTCTGAGGAAAGGAGAGGACATTCTCGACATTTCTTTGCACATTAGG agagGACATCTTCGACGAGGTCCGACTGCGACCGAACCCAGCGACAATCGCTACAAATGGTGTGCTGCTCTGCTCTCAGTATCA ATAAGAAGTTTATGGCATGAGTTCCGCGAACTTCGCAATTACAAACCACCCGATTTCACAGCTGAGGCGTATGAGAAGAACGACGCGAAAAACAG ATACAATGACATCTTATGCATAGACGCAACAAGAGTTCGACTGAAGGCTCGCTCCGAAAATGATGACTACATACATGCTAACTGGATTACAATGCCGGATAATCAAAAGTACATTTGTACACAG GGACCTCTCGCCGAATCTGTGGAAGACTTCTGGCACATGATTTTTACGGAAAAAAGTAATGTCGTGATAAAGCTCTGTCACTTCGTTGAAG GTGGTCATGAAAAGTGTTACCCATATTTCGCATCTGAACCGAATATACCTGTGGCATTCGGTAAACTCTACAAAGTCACTGTTAAAAGATGCTATGAGCCTGATCCAACCGGAACAATTCAACATAAATTGATCGAAATAGAAGTTTT AGGAACAGTCGCAAAAGTGCATCACATAGCAAGCTTAGATTGGCCCGATCACACAGCACCGAGCAATCCTTTAGCGGCTGTGACGATCTTGAAACTCGCACGGATGCTAAGCGCTGGGCGTCCAATCACAGTTCATTGCTCTGCTGGGATCGGAAGAACAGCTACATTCGTAG GAATTGACTACGCTAGTCAGAAAATAAGGCAAAATGCAAACACTTCGATGGGAGACGTGCTCAAAGAGCTAAGACAGCAGCGTCTTTACGCCATACAGTCGCCGATACAGTACACCTTCCTACACATATGCATTCTGGAAATGTTTCTTGAA gAAGGAGTGGTGGTACGCGATGGAATCGTTCTTGAATACTATGAAGCGTACACCAACATGCTGAAAAAATACTCCAAATCATATCCATATAGTAAGGAACGGTTAGCGACGACCTGA